A single genomic interval of Falco cherrug isolate bFalChe1 chromosome 8, bFalChe1.pri, whole genome shotgun sequence harbors:
- the ACTR3 gene encoding actin-related protein 3: MAGRLPACVVDCGTGYTKLGYAGNTEPQFIIPSCIAIKESAKVVDQAQRRVLKGVDDLDFFIGDEAIEKPTYATKWPIRHGIVEDWDLMERFMEQVIFKYLRAEPEDHYFLLTEPPLNTPENREYTAEIMFESFNVPGLYIAVQAVLALAASWTSRQVGERTLTGTVIDSGDGVTHVIPVAEGYVIGSCIKHIPIAGRDITYFIQQLLREREVGIPPEQSLETAKAVKERFSYVCPDLVKEFNKYDTDGTKWIKQYTGINAISKKEFTIDVGYERFLGPEIFFHPEFANPDFTQPISEVVDEVIQNCPIDVRRPLYKNIVLSGGSTMFRDFGRRLQRDLKRTVDARLKLSEELSGGRLKPKPIDVQVITHHMQRYAVWFGGSMLASTPEFYQVCHTKKDYEEIGPSICRHNPVFGVMS; the protein is encoded by the exons GTATTGCTATCAAAGAATCGGCAAAAGTGGTCGATCAAGCACAGAGGAGGGTTTTGAAAGGTGTTGATGATTTAGACTTCTTTATCGGGGATGAAGCAATAGAAAAACCAACTTATGCAACCAAG TGGCCCATCCGCCATGGTATAGTTGAAGACTGGGACTTGATGGAGAGGTTTATGGAGCAAGTAATCTTTAAGTATCTAAGGGCAGAACCCGAGgatcattattttcttttg ACTGAGCCTCCATTAAATACTCCCGAAAATAGAGAATATACTGCTGAAATCATGTTCGAGTCTTTCAATGTTCCAGGGCTATATATTGCTGTTCAG gctGTCCTTGCCTTAGCTGCATCTTGGACGTCAAGACAAGTAGGAGAACGAACACTGACTGGCACAGTTATAGACAGTGGTGATGGTGTCACTCATGTTATTCCTGTG gCTGAAGGATACGTGATTGGCAGCTGTATCAAACACATTCCAATTGCTGGGCGAGATATAACATACTTCATTCAGCAGTTGCTGAGGGAGCGAGAAGTAGGAATTCCTCCTGAACAATCCTTGGAAACAGCTAAAGCAGTGAAG GAACGCTTTAGTTATGTTTGCCCTGACTTAGTAAAAGAATTTAACAAGTATGACACAGATGGTACAAAGTGGATTAAACAGTATACTGGAATTAATGCTATCTCAAAGAAAGAATTTACTATTGATGTTGGCTATGAGAGATTCCTGGGGCCAGAGATCTTCTTCCATCCTGAG TTTGCTAATCCAGACTTTACGCAACCAATCTCAGAAGTAGTAGATGAAGTTATTCAGAATTGTCCTATTGATGTTAGACGTCCTCTGTATAAG AATATTGTCCTCTCTGGAGGCTCAACCATGTTCAGGGACTTTGGTCGCCGTTTACAGCGAGACTTGAAAAGGACTGTTGACGCCAGACTGAAACTTAGCGAAGAACTTAGTGGTGGCAGACTGAAG CCTAAGCCCATTGATGTACAAGTCATTACACACCATATGCAAAGATACGCTGTTTGGTTTGGAGGATCAATGCTGGCTTCCACG CCTGAATTCTACCAAGTATGCCATACCAAAAAAGATTATGAAGAGATTGGTCCTAGCATCTGTCGTCACAACCCTGTGTTTGGAGTCATGTCTTAA